The following proteins are co-located in the Pseudomonas synxantha genome:
- a CDS encoding ClpXP protease specificity-enhancing factor, producing MNSSRPYLVRALYEWIVDNDCTPHMLVNSEFPAVQVPQGFASDGQIVLNVSPSAVRHLHMDNEAVSFEGRFGGVPHTLFVPIGAILGIYARENGQGMVFDLESPFEDGETIEGEGGDDVPPPDTEPPRPSGRPSLKVVK from the coding sequence ATGAACTCCAGTCGACCTTACCTGGTCCGCGCGCTCTATGAGTGGATTGTGGACAACGATTGCACCCCGCACATGCTGGTCAATTCCGAATTTCCTGCGGTTCAGGTACCGCAGGGTTTTGCCAGTGACGGACAAATCGTGCTGAACGTATCGCCCAGTGCCGTGCGCCACCTGCACATGGACAACGAAGCGGTGAGCTTCGAAGGGCGTTTCGGCGGTGTGCCCCATACGCTGTTCGTGCCAATCGGTGCCATCCTCGGGATTTATGCCCGGGAAAATGGCCAAGGCATGGTGTTCGATCTGGAGTCGCCTTTCGAGGACGGCGAAACGATCGAAGGTGAAGGCGGTGATGATGTGCCGCCACCGGATACCGAGCCGCCGCGCCCTAGCGGTCGGCCGAGCTTGAAAGTGGTGAAGTAG
- a CDS encoding cytochrome c1, whose amino-acid sequence MKKLFVAFVLAALPLLSFAAEHGAQLEKVDIDVSDKAAMQDGLRTFTNYCMGCHSAKFQRYERVADDLGIPHEVMLSHAVFTGAKIGDHMSIGMQPADAKTWFGAAPPDLTLVARVRGTDWLYGYLKSFYEDPARPYGVNNKVFPNVGMPNVLVGLQGRQVVGCKQVQVVEDGKKQYDPLTGTPLTHEACDQLTIVPKTGTLNEEQFDEKVKNLVTFLAYSANPVKLQHQRIGTYVLLYLAFFFVFAYLLKREYWKDVH is encoded by the coding sequence ATGAAAAAGTTATTCGTTGCATTCGTGCTTGCGGCCCTGCCGCTACTGTCCTTCGCCGCCGAACATGGCGCGCAGCTGGAAAAGGTCGATATCGATGTGTCTGACAAAGCCGCCATGCAGGATGGGCTGCGTACATTCACTAACTACTGCATGGGTTGCCACAGCGCCAAGTTCCAACGTTACGAGCGGGTCGCCGATGACCTGGGCATCCCCCATGAAGTGATGCTCAGCCACGCGGTGTTCACCGGTGCGAAGATCGGCGACCACATGAGCATCGGCATGCAACCGGCCGACGCCAAGACCTGGTTCGGCGCCGCACCGCCAGACCTGACCCTGGTGGCCCGCGTGCGCGGCACCGACTGGCTCTACGGCTACCTGAAATCCTTCTACGAAGACCCTGCACGCCCTTACGGCGTGAACAACAAAGTCTTCCCGAATGTCGGCATGCCGAACGTTCTGGTCGGCCTGCAGGGTCGCCAGGTGGTAGGATGCAAGCAGGTTCAGGTCGTTGAAGACGGCAAGAAGCAATATGATCCGTTGACCGGTACGCCTCTGACCCATGAAGCATGCGATCAACTGACCATCGTGCCCAAGACCGGTACGCTGAATGAAGAGCAGTTCGACGAGAAGGTCAAGAACCTGGTGACCTTCCTGGCCTACTCGGCCAACCCGGTCAAACTGCAGCACCAGCGCATCGGTACTTACGTCTTGCTGTACCTGGCTTTCTTCTTCGTATTCGCTTATCTGCTCAAGCGCGAATACTGGAAGGATGTGCATTGA
- a CDS encoding glutathione S-transferase N-terminal domain-containing protein, translating to MGVTNRLACYSDPADHYSHRVRIVLAEKGVSAEIISVEAGRHPPKLIEVNPYGSLPTLVDRDLALWESTVVMEYLDERYPHPPLLPVYPVARANSRLLIHRIQRDWCGLVDVILDSRSKEAARVQARKELRESLTGVSPLFADKPFFLSEEQSLVDCCLLPILWRLPILGIELPRPAKPLLDYMERQFAREAFQASLSGVERDMR from the coding sequence ATGGGCGTGACCAATCGGTTGGCCTGTTACTCCGACCCCGCCGACCACTATTCCCACCGAGTACGCATCGTGCTCGCAGAGAAGGGTGTCAGCGCCGAGATCATCAGTGTGGAGGCGGGCCGTCATCCGCCGAAACTGATCGAAGTGAACCCTTACGGCAGCTTGCCCACCCTGGTCGATCGTGACCTGGCGTTGTGGGAGTCAACCGTGGTGATGGAATACTTGGATGAGCGTTACCCTCATCCGCCTTTGCTGCCGGTATACCCGGTGGCGCGCGCCAATAGCCGCCTGCTGATCCATCGGATCCAGCGCGACTGGTGCGGGCTGGTGGATGTGATTCTGGATTCGCGTTCAAAAGAAGCCGCTCGGGTGCAGGCGCGCAAGGAATTGCGCGAGAGCCTGACCGGCGTTTCGCCGTTGTTCGCCGACAAACCTTTTTTCCTCAGTGAGGAACAAAGCTTGGTGGATTGTTGCCTATTACCCATACTTTGGCGCTTGCCGATCCTGGGCATTGAACTGCCACGGCCGGCCAAGCCGTTGCTTGATTACATGGAGCGCCAGTTTGCGCGTGAGGCTTTCCAGGCAAGTCTGTCTGGTGTCGAACGCGATATGCGCTAA